Proteins from a genomic interval of Aquabacterium sp. J223:
- a CDS encoding LysR family transcriptional regulator — MPVPNALSLRQLQAFVHVYELRKLNAAAERMFITPSAVSIHIRDLEGVIGGRLFDRTTRAVSPTALAVSIRPTIERMLRDAEWLTRCFAEDVLAGGVVRFAVTPTLGHALLPDVIARYRADHPHVRLAIEDCPPQNFVDRIAAEELDFGVGRFDGEHVELEFETLMQDRLQFVCRREHPLAGQDEIRWAQLAGLPIIGVRLGNRARRLIDSAAAQAGIVLELAGEVAYLPSALWMVASDIGAAILPSIMTDDLQRFGLVSIPLVHPQVRRNVCVVKRRGRSCSPQAEAFMQALRQSIGDKGRAAVVDPAA, encoded by the coding sequence ATGCCGGTCCCGAACGCCTTGAGCCTGCGGCAACTGCAGGCCTTCGTCCATGTCTATGAGCTTCGGAAACTCAATGCGGCCGCCGAACGCATGTTCATCACGCCCTCGGCGGTGAGCATCCACATCCGGGACCTCGAGGGTGTGATCGGCGGACGGCTGTTCGACCGCACGACGCGCGCCGTGTCGCCCACGGCGCTGGCCGTGTCCATCCGGCCGACGATCGAGAGGATGCTGCGCGACGCGGAATGGTTGACCCGCTGCTTCGCCGAAGACGTGCTCGCCGGTGGCGTGGTCCGCTTCGCGGTGACGCCGACCTTGGGCCATGCGCTGCTGCCGGACGTCATCGCGCGCTACCGGGCCGACCATCCCCACGTGCGGCTGGCCATAGAAGACTGCCCGCCGCAGAACTTCGTCGACCGCATCGCCGCGGAGGAACTCGATTTCGGCGTCGGCCGATTCGATGGCGAGCACGTGGAGCTCGAGTTCGAAACCTTGATGCAGGACCGACTGCAGTTCGTCTGCCGCCGCGAGCATCCTTTGGCGGGCCAGGACGAGATCCGCTGGGCCCAGCTGGCCGGCCTGCCCATCATCGGCGTCAGGCTGGGGAACCGCGCCCGCAGGCTGATCGATTCGGCGGCCGCACAGGCCGGGATCGTGCTCGAGCTGGCGGGCGAGGTCGCCTACCTGCCCTCCGCCCTGTGGATGGTGGCCTCCGACATCGGCGCGGCCATCCTTCCGTCGATCATGACCGATGACTTGCAGCGTTTCGGCCTGGTGTCGATCCCGCTGGTGCACCCGCAGGTGCGGCGCAACGTCTGCGTGGTGAAGCGACGCGGGCGCTCCTGCTCGCCCCAGGCGGAAGCGTTCATGCAGGCGCTGCGGCAGTCGATCGGCGACAAGGGAAGGGCGGCCGTCGTCGACCCCGCTGCCTGA